The genomic DNA GCATCTTTTCAGGGTTTGTGATGAAATATGGGCTTAGATATCCGCGATCAAACTGCATACCCTCAACAACGCTTAGCTCGTCTTGGATAGACTTTGCCTCTTCTACTGTTATGACACCATCTTTACCGACTTTTTCCATCGCATCAGCGATAAGTTTGCCAATACTCTCATCTGAGTTAGCAGAGATAGTAGCGATCTGTGCGATCTCTTTTGAGCCAGAAACTTTTTTAGAGATATTTTTTAGTGCATCTATAAGAGCTGCTACTTCTTTATCCATGCCGCGTTTTACTTCGATAGGATTTGCGCCAGCAGTTACGTTTCTAAGGCCCTCTTTAAATATCGCGTGAGCTAGCACGGTTGCTGTTGTAGTGCCGTCACCTGCTTGGTCATTCGTCTTACTTGCCACTTCTCTAACTAGGCTTGCACCCATGTTTTCGATAGTATCTTTTAGCTCAACCTCTTTAGCCACGCTAACGCCGTCTTTTGTGATGTTTGGAGCGCCAAAGCTCTTTTGGATAAGGACATTTCTGCCTCTTGGTCCCATTGTCACTTTCACAGCGTCATTTAGTTTTTTCACGCCCTCATATAGGCGATTTCTTGCATCATCAGAGTAAAAAATTTCTTTTGCCATTGTTTTTCCTTTTTAAATTATTTAATCACACCTAAAACATCGTCTATGTTTAAAACAAGATATGTTTTATCATCTAAATTTATCTCAGTGCCACCGTATTTTGCAAATACAACTTTATCACCAACTTTTACGCCCTCTACTTCAGCACCAACCGCTTTTACCTCACCGCTTAAAGGTTTTTCTTTTGCGTTATCAGGTATAATAATGCCCGAAGCTGTGGTCTTTGTCTCCTCTACGCGTTCAACTAGAACACGCTTGCCTAATGGTTGAAAGTTCATTGTTCATCCTTTTGGTTTAATTGTCTTTTTTAGCACTCTTTATTTTTGAGTGATAAAATCCTAGCACTTTTTTCTAAAAAAGTCAATAATTTATAGTTAAATTTTATTAAAACTTTAGTCACTTGCACTAAAGTTTTATGATATGTAAAACTAATATAAAGGAATTTTATGAAAAAAATAGCCTATATAGTAGCGGCTTTGGCGCTGATAATCCTTTGCATTTTTGGCTTTATCTTTAGCTCTTTTGGTAATAAATTTATAGCCAGCAAAATAGAAAAAGAGGCACTTACTCGCGGTATCGATGTGAAATTTAAATATTTTAGTTTAGGATTTAGCACGCTAAATTTAGAAGCGATCGTGATGAACGCTATAAATTTAAAGGCAAATGGGGATCTCTCGTTATTTGCTCAAAGCATGAATTTAAACATAGATATAGACGCCGACAAGTCGAAGGCTAGCAAGCTTGGATTAAAAAAAGATGTCGCACTTAAAGCAAACGTGGCTGGTAAATTTAGCGACTTCAAGCTAGTGGCAACTGGCACCGCACTTGGCTCAAATATAAATTTAAATGCAAATTTAAAAGACTATCTGCCAAAAGCTCTAAATCTTGACGCTAAAAATATCGAACTCTCTGAGATATCAGCCCTTGCACAAAAGCCGAATTTAGCTAGCGGTAAGCTTGATCTAACGAGTGATATGCAAGTGATTGATGAGAAAAATGAGCCGATCATTAACGCTCAAATTTTAGCAAGCGATGCTATGATAAACAAAGAAATTCTAAAAAACGAATTTGGGCTAAATTTAGCAAAAGATATAAATTTTAAAGGCGGCGTAAATGCTAAATTTACAAATGAAAAAATGAGTGCAAAAGCCCTCATCATCGCGCCTGAAGCTACTTTAAAAGCAAATGAGACGACTTATGATCTAAGTAGCAAAAATTTAAAGAGCGACTTTTTGCTAAACGTGCCTGATCTTGCGCTTTTTGGCAAACTTTTAAATCAACAGCTAAGCGGCGCAGTGGATGCAAACGGCGAAATCACAGTGCAAGAAAATGCCCTCAAAAACCTAAAAGCTGAGATAAACGGGCTTGGCGGCAAGATAAATGCAAATTTTGATAGCAAAAACTTAACTTTAAATGCAGCTAACATCAAGCTAAAAGAGCTTCTCGCACTTGCCCTGCAGCCTAGCTACGCAGACGGGCAGATAAATTTAAATGCAAATTTTAGTGGCTTTGACGAGCTAAAAAAACTTGCAGGCGATGCTAAATTTGAGATAAAAAACGGCCTTATAGATAAAGGGCTTGCAAAGCTTAAAAATGCGGCTAAATTTGAGCTAAAAGGCGGCGCCACCGCAAAAGGTGAGCTTGTAAATTTTGACGCAAATGTGCTTAGCGACCTTGGCGAGTTAAAGGATGTAAAGGGCGTTTATGACCTAAAAAACAGCCAAATTTTTAGCAAATTTGCCCTGCTCATTAGCGACCCCGAGAAATTTAAAGCGGTTAGTGGCTTTGAAGTGAGCTCAAAGATGGCGCTTGCGGGCGATGTGAAGGTTAAAGAGAGCAAGATAGATGAGCTAAATTTAGGCGGCGATGCCTTTGCTGGCAAGCTAAACGCCACCATAAAAAATGAAAATCTTGATCTTAGCCTAAAAGAGGCACAGCTAGGAGAGATCTTAGCACTTAGCGGCAACGACAGGCTGGCAAATGCTAAGACAAATGTCCAAGCAAAGGGGCAAAATATCTTTAGCAAAAGCCCAAGCGTCGCCGCAACGATCACTTTAAATGATGGCAAATTTAACGCCGCAGCACTTAGCAAAATGCTTGATAAAAAATTCCCTGAAAACGAGAAATTTAGCTCAAATTTGAGCCTAGACTATAAAGGTGACATAGCGAAATTTAGCGGCAACTTTCTTAGCTCGCTTGCTGATATAAAGGGCATAGATGGCAGTTTTGACGTGGGTAAAAGCACGCTAAGCTTAAAGCTTCAAGCGGTAGTTTCGGAGCTAAATAAGCTTGCATTTTTAGCTGGCCGCGAGCTTCACGGTAAATTTGCAGCTCTCGTAACAGCAAATGGCAAAGTGGATGATCTAAGCGCAAAAGCCACTTCAGATGATCTATTCAAGGGCAAACTCGAGGCAAATTACAAAGGCGGCGCGCTTGATGCGGTGCTAAAAAACTTTGAGGTCAAAGGGCTAACGCAGACTTTGGGGCTGGATCATCTATATGACGGCAACGGCGATGCTAAATTTGACTACGAAACAAAGCAAAAGCTCGGTAAATTTGACATCTTGCTAAAAGAAGGTCACCTAGCCAGCACAAATCTCACAAACAATATAAAAACCTTTACCGGCAAGGACATCACAAAAGAAATTTACAAAGACGGCAAAATTTACGGCGATATAAAGGGCGATAACGTCATCTTTAACGTAAATTTAAGCTCGCCAAAGAGCGACATAAAGGTTGCAAACGGCACTTACAATACCGCGACAAAAATGCTTAACGCGCCGCTTGTTTGCAGGCTCGAAAAGACCGATCTAAACGTGCAAATTTCAGGTACGACAGACAAGCTAAAATACGACGTTAGATCGCAATATCTCGAAAATAAGGTCAAAAAAGAGATAGGTAGATTTTTAGATAAAAAGCTAGGCAAAGATGATGACGCAAGCGGCGACAAACAAAATTTAAAGGGGCTTTTAAAAGGGCTATTTTAGATGAAAAAGGCGGAAAATTTAAAGTATCTAATGGGGCTTGGGCACTTTTGTAGCGACATAAACCAAAGCGCGCTTGGTGCGATGCTGTCCTTTTTCATCGCGAGCTACCACTACGACTATGCCACAGCCGCCTCGCTCGTGACCGCCACAAATTTAGCAAGCTCGCTCATCCAACCACTGATCGGCCGCTTAAGCGACAAAAAAGAGCTGCCCTACGTCATCCCGCTTGGGCTACTACTTGCTGGCGGGGGCATGAGCCTAACTGGCTTTGTGACAAACTACTACATCATCTTGGTTTGCGTGATGATAAGTGGTATCGGCGCCGCGCTCTTTCACCCAAGTGCCGCAAGGATCGTAAATTACGCCTCAAATGCCAAAAATAGAGCCAAAAGCATAAGCATATTTTCATTTGGTGGTAATGTCGGCTTTGCAGTTGGGCCCATTTTAGTCGCTGTTTTTGTGGGAAATTTTGGCCTAAAAGGGACGCTAGTCTTTATAATTCCCCAAATTTTTTTGACACTTTTATACCTCAAAAAGAGCAAATTTATAAAAGTGCTCGAGGGCAATCATAAAAAGCAAATTTCACAAAAAAATAGTGCTTTGAAAGACGATTTAAGCGCCTTTTTAAGGCTTTGCGTCTGTATATTTTCACGTTCCATTGTAGCATTTGGCTTTTCAGCATTTTTTAGCATATACCTCATCAAAATTTTTGGCCTTAGCAAAGAAGCTGCAAATGTAAATTTAAGCCTCTTTTTTTGCCGCAGGTGCGATCTCTACGCTATTTGGCGGAGCACTAGCGGATAGATACGGCCTAGTTAGGCTCATCAAAATAAGCCTAAGCATCGCCGCGCCACTAGTCGTGCTAATGCTCTTTATTGACAGCTACGCGTTATTTCTCGCAGCCTCCATGTGCGTGAGTGCCTGCATCAGCCTATCTTTTAGCCCCTCAATCGCCCTTACGCAGCTTTATTTGCCAAATCAAATCGGCCTAGCCTCTGGCGTAACGCTTGGACTTAGTATCACAATCGGCGGTATATTCGCAACAGTCATCGGCAAGATCGCTGACATCTTTAGCCTAACGCACTCATTTTACTTTATCGCCATAGAATCGCTTATCTGCGCGGTTTCTAGCTACTTTTTAAGGCCAGTCACGAGATAAATAAATACCAAATTAAAATAAATTAACCTGATTTAAAATATTTAAATATTTTTTAGACTAATTACAATAAAATAACTAATTTAATTTAAGGAGTAAATTTGGAACCGTTACAACAAGAAAAAAATATATGTTAAAAAGTGCCAGAGAGTTGGGGATTATATCTTGTATTGTGGCGATATTTAAGTATCTAGTTTTCGTTTCAGGGCTTTACAAAACCCTTGATCGTGATTTCAGTCTTATCCTCAAAGCATGCTGCGACTCTATCAGTTGGCTACTTTTATTTTTTGCTATTTCATTGATATGCTCTATTTATAATTCCTCAAAACTAAGAACATATTTTAAAATTTTTACTATTTTCATTTTGATATATGTGATTTTAACTCTTTTGACTTTTAAAATTGTTATGTATCTGGGAGAAAGAAATTTTAACAATGATGATTTTATCTTTACGATATTGAATCATTTTTATAGCAATGAAGAGATTATGTATAATCATGACCTATTTAAACAGCTATTCATTTATCGTAGTTATTTATTGAGAGTATTATTCGTAACAGCATCACTATTTTTGTTTATATCTATCGCAAAATTAATAAAAATAACAAAAGAAAAAATGTTTTGGGCTTATGCATTATTTGGCGCATCTCACATAGCAAGCTACTTTATTAAAATTGATCACAAAATTTATGATTATATTGATATTGGAGCTTTCTTTCTTGCTTTAATCGCATGGTGGCGACTAAAGACACAAGTAAGTAGTAACGAAATTCAAGTAATTAGCGAAAATGGGATTTTAAATGTGACTACTATCAAATCTTCAAGCCAATTAGCCGCGAAAGCCTGCTTAGTTGGCCTTATCGCAATATTTTTTTACTATATTTTTTTTGAATATTTGTTAGCACATCAAGAAAGAATGTCACTTCGACCAATAATATTTACAAAGCCTCTTATTTATGCGGTAGTATTAGCGGTTATTTACTCTGCCGTTAAGCAGATAGCACATACGTTAAATGAGATAAGACTACATACAAATTTCTTATTTTTCTCTATCCTTTTTGTGATATTTACAATAGCAAAAGCAACAACTGACTACATGTATATATATGCTTACGATTATAATTTTTTAAATATCTTTGGTACGCACAATGCCTCAATTAAATCTTTAGTTTCTAGTGCCAATACAATCTTATACATTGGAGTATTTGCTCATTTGTTAGCTACAGTATTTTTATTTTTATTTACAACAAGATTAGTGAGCGCGACTAAAAGTAGGCTATTTTGGATAAATTTTATATTGTTTGTGGTAAGTTCAGTCATACTTTTAGCACTACTATTTCCGGATAAGCCAGACTTTATAGGCCTTTTAACCAAAAACATAGACCTTTTTAATATAGCAGAGTTTTTCTTTTTACTAATTGCTTGGTATAGCGTGAAAAAAGACACAAGAGAGCAGGATAGAACATAAAACGGCATTTGGCGATAAATTTATAGTTTAAACAGCTAAAGACAAGATGATTTTTGTCTTTAGCTTCGCTATGAGGAGACGAGGCGAAATTTTACGATACAAAGGAGCATACATGTAGTATGTGACTGAAGTAGAGTGAAATTTCAACGACGTATAGCAGAAAAAGACAAAATAGCCTTAAAGCTTTCTCATCTTTGCTATTTCGTCGCGCAATGCCGCCGCCTTCTCAAACTCAAGCTGCGCCGCTGCTTCAAGCATCTGCTTTCTTAGCTCTTTTACTATCGCAGCTCGCTCGCTAGCTGGCATCTTTTCTAAATTCTTACCACGTTTATAAATTTCGCCGTCATCTTCGACGTGCAAGCTCTCTTCGATATTCCTGCTAGCAGAGTGTGGTGTTATGCCGTGAGCTTTGTTGTACTCATCTTGAAATTTACGCCTAGCAGTCGTCGTATCGATCGCCTCTTTCATCGATTTTGTTATCTTTTTGGCAAACATGAGCACCTTGCCATTTACATTTCTAGCTGCACGCCCCATCGTCTGTATAAGGCTCGTGGTTGAGCGCAAAAAGCCCTCTTTATCAGCGTCCATTATCGCTATCAGGCTCACTTCAGGCAGGTCCAGCCCCTCACGGAGCAAATTTATGCCTATTAGCATGTCAAATTCACCACTTCTAAGCCCTCTAATGATCTCATTTCGCTCGATCGCATCGATGTCTGAGTGCATATACTTGACCTTGACGCCAAGCTCGATGTAGTAGCGGCTAAGCTCCTCAGCCATTTTTTTAGTTAGCACCGTAACTAGCACACGCTCGTTTCTAGCGATGACCACCTTTGCCTCATCAAATAGTGCCTCGACTTGATTATCACTATCTTTTATCTCAATGATCGGATCAAGTAGCCCAGTAGGACGCAAAATCTGCTCATAGACGTGCCCCTGGCTGATACCAAGCTCGTACTCGTTTGGCGTGGCTGAGACAAAGAGAAATTTCGCCTTTTTGCTTATAAACTCGTCAAATTTAAGCGGCCTGTTATCAAGCGCTGAAGGCAAGCGAAATCCGTACTCCACAAGCACCTCTTTACGGCTCCTATCACCCGCATACATGCCCCTAAACTGCGGCAAACTCACGTGACTCTCATCGACGATAACCAGATAGTCCTCGCCACTTATCTCAAAGTAGTCAAACATCGAGTACGGCGTCTCTCCGGGCTTTTGTCCGGTTAGGTGGCGCGCGTAGTTTTCGATACCTTTACACATACCAGTGCTTGCCATCATCTCGAGGTCAAACTCCACCCTTTGCTTTAGCCTCTGCGCCTCGACTAGCTTACCCTGCTCGTTAAACTCTTTCAAGCGCGCATCAAGTTCCTCTTCGATCTCTTTCATCGCGATCTTTAGCCTATCAGCACCTACGATAAACTGGCTGGTGGCATAAAGCGTAAATTTAGAAATGTCTTTGAGTCTCTTGTTATCAAGCACGTCAAAATGATACATCGAGTCGATCTCATCGCCAAAAAACTCAACTCTTAGGGCTTCGTCGTTGTAATAAGCAGGATAAATGTCCACCACATCGCCATTTACACGAAAATCACCCCTGTCAAAGTAGTTGTCATTACGCTTGTAGCCCATATCGACAAGCTGCTCTAAAAGCTTTCTTTGGTTTATCTTCTCCCCTACACTAAGATATGCCACCATCCCTTTATACTCGCTTGGATTACCAAGTCCGTAGTTTGCAGAGACTGAGGCCACACAGACGACGTCATCAAAGCTTAGCAAGCTAGCCGTCGCAGAGAGGCGCAGGCGCTCAAGCTCCTCATTTACTGAGCTATCCTTTTCTATATATAGGTCGCTTCTTGGGATGTAGGCTTCTGGCTGGTAGTAGTCGTAGTAGCTTATAAAATACTCCACATGATTTTTTGGGAAAAAGCCCTTAAATTCGCTGTAAAGCTGCGCAGCCAAGGATTTATTATGCGTCATTATCAGAGTTGGCATATTTAGCTCTTTTATCACATTTGCCATGGTAAAGGTCTTGCCAGATCCTGTGACACCTAAAAGTGTTTGATTTTTGTTACCTGATTTTACACTTTTTACTATCTCTTTTATCGCTCTTGCCTGGTCGCTACTTGGACTAAATTTAGATGAAATTTCAAATTTGTTCATTGATTGCCTTTAAATTTGGGCGAATTTTATAGCAAAGATAGTGCTTTGTCAAATGAGAATTTTAATAAGAATTTAGCCTCTGCGTGTTAGAATACGAGCCTAATTATTATTTTAAAGGAACTTTTATGTTTGAAGATAATGCGATCTTAACCACACTAAGCGATAAAGTAAATGACCTGATTACAAAATATGACGAACTTTGCAAAACGAACGAAGAGTTACGCAACGAGATCGTAACTTTAAAAGCACAAAATGAGGCAAAAAGCAATCAAATCATGCGTTTAGAAGAGGATCTTGACAAGAAAAATACCGAAGCTGACGATGTAATGAGAAAAATCGAAGCTGTCCTTGGCAGATAAGCTTGGCTAAAATATGAAAAAAATTACGCTCACGATATCATCTCGCGACTACACGATCACGCTTGATGATGATTTTGCTAAATTCTTTGAAGATGACTGGCAAAATTTAATGGGCGGACGCCAATTTATCGAGCCAAAAGAGCTTTTAAATGCCTTTATAGAAAAATGTTATGAAAATTATGCTGTGATAAAGACAGTAAAAAATTTAACTGGCAATGTTGATGAGATATTAAAGCGAGAAGAGAGATGAAAAGACGAGCTTACACCTTGCTTGAGCTGATATTTATAGTAGTTATACTAGGTATTTTAAGCACAGTCGCTATACCTAGACTATTTTTTTCTAGAAGCGATGCTACCATCTCAAATGCCAAAACTCAACTTGCCGCTATAAGAAGTGGAATTTCACTAAAATACAATGACAATATCTTGCAAGCAAAGCCAGAATTTCCACAAAAACTAGATGATGGCGATCCAAACAAACTCTTTAAAAATGTTATAAATATACCAATAAAAGATAGCGGTAGCAAAAATGGCTGGCACAGAATAAGCGACGACAAATACACATTTAGACTAGATGGCAAAGTAGCAAATTTCAAATACGACAAAAACACTGGTGATTTTGGTTGCAGTGATGAAAATGAAATTTGCAAATCACTTCAGTAATGCATTATTACATACTCGCATTTTATGGGCTAAATTTAGCCCCACTCACTTATGAAAGCGATAAAAACCTAGAAAAATTTCAAGGCGTAAAGGCTTCTTTAAGAGGCAAAATTCTTACTGCTTTTATCGTAAAAGAGACTGGCAAACCAGAGTTTAAAACAAGCAAAATTTTAGAAATTCTACCGATTAATCTAGCTTCAATGCAAAGCGAATTGGCAATATTTATCTCAAAATATTACACATGCGAGCTTGGCGTCAGTCTAAATTTATTTGAACCAAATGACACTATTGCAGTAGATCAAATTTATGAAAATCAAAATTTTAATGTGACACCCAAACTAAGCGAAAAACAGCAAGAGGCTTTGGATTTTATAAATAAACGTAAAATTTCACTCATCTTTGGCGACACTGGAAGCGGAAAAAGCGAGATTTACATAGCTAAGATCAGAGAAATTTTAAACGCAGGCAGCCAAGCGCTATTTTTAATGCCTGAAATTTCACTCACGCCACAAATGCAAAAACGCCTTGAGAGCTTCTTTGGAGAGGCAGTGGCTGTTTGGCACTCAAAGATCACATCAAAGAAAAAAGAGCAAATTTTAAAAGATATAAAAAGTGGCAAAGTTAGGCTCATTGCAGGTGCAAGATCTGCTTTATTTTTACCACTTGAGAGGCTAAAACTCATCATTATCGACGAAGAACATGATGATAGCTACAAAAATACAGGTTCAAAACCACACTACAACGCAAGAGATCTTGCCCTCTTTCTAACTGGTAAATTTGACCTGCAAGTAGTACTTGGAAGCGCCACACCAAGCCTTACTAGCTTTTACAAACAAGAACATTTTCGCCTAAAAGGGACATTTTTTGACTCACAAAAGAGCTATATATTTGACGAGAGTGAAACTGGAATTAGTGAAATTTTAAAAGACGAAATTTCAAAAACACTCGCGAATAAAAAGCAAGCTGTCATCTGCTTGCCAACAAGGGCAAATTTTAAATATCTAGTCTGCAAAAACTGCGGTGAAACGTTAAAGTGCCCATTTTG from Campylobacter concisus includes the following:
- the groES gene encoding co-chaperone GroES, encoding MNFQPLGKRVLVERVEETKTTASGIIIPDNAKEKPLSGEVKAVGAEVEGVKVGDKVVFAKYGGTEINLDDKTYLVLNIDDVLGVIK
- a CDS encoding tryptophanyl-tRNA synthetase, coding for MKKIAYIVAALALIILCIFGFIFSSFGNKFIASKIEKEALTRGIDVKFKYFSLGFSTLNLEAIVMNAINLKANGDLSLFAQSMNLNIDIDADKSKASKLGLKKDVALKANVAGKFSDFKLVATGTALGSNINLNANLKDYLPKALNLDAKNIELSEISALAQKPNLASGKLDLTSDMQVIDEKNEPIINAQILASDAMINKEILKNEFGLNLAKDINFKGGVNAKFTNEKMSAKALIIAPEATLKANETTYDLSSKNLKSDFLLNVPDLALFGKLLNQQLSGAVDANGEITVQENALKNLKAEINGLGGKINANFDSKNLTLNAANIKLKELLALALQPSYADGQINLNANFSGFDELKKLAGDAKFEIKNGLIDKGLAKLKNAAKFELKGGATAKGELVNFDANVLSDLGELKDVKGVYDLKNSQIFSKFALLISDPEKFKAVSGFEVSSKMALAGDVKVKESKIDELNLGGDAFAGKLNATIKNENLDLSLKEAQLGEILALSGNDRLANAKTNVQAKGQNIFSKSPSVAATITLNDGKFNAAALSKMLDKKFPENEKFSSNLSLDYKGDIAKFSGNFLSSLADIKGIDGSFDVGKSTLSLKLQAVVSELNKLAFLAGRELHGKFAALVTANGKVDDLSAKATSDDLFKGKLEANYKGGALDAVLKNFEVKGLTQTLGLDHLYDGNGDAKFDYETKQKLGKFDILLKEGHLASTNLTNNIKTFTGKDITKEIYKDGKIYGDIKGDNVIFNVNLSSPKSDIKVANGTYNTATKMLNAPLVCRLEKTDLNVQISGTTDKLKYDVRSQYLENKVKKEIGRFLDKKLGKDDDASGDKQNLKGLLKGLF
- a CDS encoding MFS transporter, with amino-acid sequence MKKAENLKYLMGLGHFCSDINQSALGAMLSFFIASYHYDYATAASLVTATNLASSLIQPLIGRLSDKKELPYVIPLGLLLAGGGMSLTGFVTNYYIILVCVMISGIGAALFHPSAARIVNYASNAKNRAKSISIFSFGGNVGFAVGPILVAVFVGNFGLKGTLVFIIPQIFLTLLYLKKSKFIKVLEGNHKKQISQKNSALKDDLSAFLRLCVCIFSRSIVAFGFSAFFSIYLIKIFGLSKEAANVNLSLFFCRRCDLYAIWRSTSG
- a CDS encoding MFS transporter produces the protein MSTLFGGALADRYGLVRLIKISLSIAAPLVVLMLFIDSYALFLAASMCVSACISLSFSPSIALTQLYLPNQIGLASGVTLGLSITIGGIFATVIGKIADIFSLTHSFYFIAIESLICAVSSYFLRPVTR
- the uvrB gene encoding excinuclease ABC subunit UvrB, whose translation is MNKFEISSKFSPSSDQARAIKEIVKSVKSGNKNQTLLGVTGSGKTFTMANVIKELNMPTLIMTHNKSLAAQLYSEFKGFFPKNHVEYFISYYDYYQPEAYIPRSDLYIEKDSSVNEELERLRLSATASLLSFDDVVCVASVSANYGLGNPSEYKGMVAYLSVGEKINQRKLLEQLVDMGYKRNDNYFDRGDFRVNGDVVDIYPAYYNDEALRVEFFGDEIDSMYHFDVLDNKRLKDISKFTLYATSQFIVGADRLKIAMKEIEEELDARLKEFNEQGKLVEAQRLKQRVEFDLEMMASTGMCKGIENYARHLTGQKPGETPYSMFDYFEISGEDYLVIVDESHVSLPQFRGMYAGDRSRKEVLVEYGFRLPSALDNRPLKFDEFISKKAKFLFVSATPNEYELGISQGHVYEQILRPTGLLDPIIEIKDSDNQVEALFDEAKVVIARNERVLVTVLTKKMAEELSRYYIELGVKVKYMHSDIDAIERNEIIRGLRSGEFDMLIGINLLREGLDLPEVSLIAIMDADKEGFLRSTTSLIQTMGRAARNVNGKVLMFAKKITKSMKEAIDTTTARRKFQDEYNKAHGITPHSASRNIEESLHVEDDGEIYKRGKNLEKMPASERAAIVKELRKQMLEAAAQLEFEKAAALRDEIAKMRKL
- a CDS encoding cell division protein ZapB translates to MFEDNAILTTLSDKVNDLITKYDELCKTNEELRNEIVTLKAQNEAKSNQIMRLEEDLDKKNTEADDVMRKIEAVLGR
- a CDS encoding type II secretion system protein yields the protein MKRRAYTLLELIFIVVILGILSTVAIPRLFFSRSDATISNAKTQLAAIRSGISLKYNDNILQAKPEFPQKLDDGDPNKLFKNVINIPIKDSGSKNGWHRISDDKYTFRLDGKVANFKYDKNTGDFGCSDENEICKSLQ
- a CDS encoding primosomal protein N', translating into MHYYILAFYGLNLAPLTYESDKNLEKFQGVKASLRGKILTAFIVKETGKPEFKTSKILEILPINLASMQSELAIFISKYYTCELGVSLNLFEPNDTIAVDQIYENQNFNVTPKLSEKQQEALDFINKRKISLIFGDTGSGKSEIYIAKIREILNAGSQALFLMPEISLTPQMQKRLESFFGEAVAVWHSKITSKKKEQILKDIKSGKVRLIAGARSALFLPLERLKLIIIDEEHDDSYKNTGSKPHYNARDLALFLTGKFDLQVVLGSATPSLTSFYKQEHFRLKGTFFDSQKSYIFDESETGISEILKDEISKTLANKKQAVICLPTRANFKYLVCKNCGETLKCPFCSIGMSYYKKQSVLKCQYCEHKMAVPKTCHQCGSEMIEAKKIGTSELLEQLQAEFANARITKFDRDEITTQNKLVKALKEFNDGKIDILLGTQMLSKGHDYHNVELAVIMGFDELLNFPDYKARERTLALAMQVAGRAGRNGVGRVIIQSKQREFFENYISDYDAFLKDEIGYREGLYPPFTRLLRIIISHKDEHIVKNTMNEFVQRIEPLRSDELEIIGYGKCQIEYLGSKFRYEILLRSNSHIPLLKAANLCKSELSDIDIDPVNFS